Proteins from a single region of Xenopus laevis strain J_2021 chromosome 9_10S, Xenopus_laevis_v10.1, whole genome shotgun sequence:
- the LOC108702435 gene encoding E3 ubiquitin/ISG15 ligase TRIM25, with product MAAAADLRDELNCSVCLDIYTDPVMLQCGHNFCLSCIKSVVASQGNAGAYTCPECRVKFKGRPAVYRNRKLSNIAGYFHSSQAEQYDSWIMCSYCHSPVPAVKTCLQCEASLCESHLKKHTRSPEHILFEPTTSLDSRKCPIHKELLKYYCLEHDTCICTSCCLVGEHRGHQVERLNETSEKTKAKLASILSKMTAGREEVVKNIQTLTEQMRDIQERSARVADRITAFFGDLREHLQRIESQIQLERSLHQDEALRHISKLIQQLEKKKADLCENMRHLEEVCIATDPLTVLREGQLTCHEEDVDDQKQDVEILSAGDMDDTAISITLQRNLHNLTDIISALKTKRGFSAYEETDVLFDVGTAGNHISVSDNLKTAFYCVQSQSRPCSANRFTSNQILSTRSFDGGQHYWEVESSQSRGWSVGVAYPSLKRRGIDACLGLNEKSWCVCVSGKDLSAMFNSSTNTIDRHFQNGPIGIYLDYDAGLLSFYKVHFPIRHLHTFTATFTEPLCAAFFIDKDERITITSS from the coding sequence ATGGCCGCAGCTGCAGATCTGAGGGACGAGTTAAACTGCTCCGTTTGCCTGGATATTTATACAGATCCTGTAATGCTACagtgtggccataacttctgtCTGAGCTGCATCAAATCAGTGGTGGCTTCCCAGGGGAACGCTGGAGCTTACACCTGCCCGGAATGCAGAGTGAAATTCAAGGGTCGTCCTGCTGTATATAGAAACAGGAAGCTGAGTAATATTGCAGGGTATTTTCATTCTTCTCAGGCAGAACAGTATGACAGTTGGATTATGTGCTCCTACTGCCACTCTCCTGTGCCTGCTGTAAAAACATGTCTGCAGTGTGAAGCTTCTCTGTGCGAAAGCCACCTCAAGAAGCACACCAGGTCACCAGAGCACATTTTATTTGAACCAACCACCTCTCTAGACAGCCGAAAATGCCCCATCCACAAGGAGCTGCTAAAGTATTATTGCTTGGAGCATGACACCTGCATCTGCACGTCCTGCTGCCTGGTCGGAGAGCACAGAGGTCATCAGGTGGAGAGGCTCAATGAGACCTCGgagaagacaaaggcaaaactGGCAAGTATTCTTTCCAAAAtgacagcagggagggaggaggttGTAAAGAACATCCAGACCCTAACTGAGCAAATGAGAGACATTCAGGAAAGATCAGCCCGTGTAGCAGATAGAATCACTGCCTTTTTTGGGGACCTCAGAGAACATCTGCAACGTATAGAGAGTCAGATCCAGCTAGAGAGATCCCTGCATCAAGACGAGGCGTTACGCCACATTTCTAAACTAATCCaacagctggaaaaaaagaaagccGACCTATGTGAAAACATGCGCCACCTTGAGGAGGTTTGTATCGCAACCGATCCCCTAACTGTACTGAGAGAAGGTCAGCTGACATGTCACGAGGAGGATGTTGATGATCAAAAACAAGATGTTGAGATCCTCTCTGCGGGTGATATGGATGATACGGCTATCTCAATCACTTTGCAGAGGAACCTTCACAACTTAACGGATATCATATCCGCTCTCAAGACAAAAAGAGGCTTTTCTGCTTATGAGGAGACAGATGTGCTTTTTGATGTTGGCACAGCTGGCAATCATATCTCTGTATCTGATAACCTAAAAACGGCTTTTTATTGTGTTCAGAGCCAAAGCCGCCCATGCTCGGCCAACAGATTCACCAGCAACCAGATTCTAAGCACCAGATCCTTCGATGGAGGCcaacattactgggaagtggagtcCAGTCAGTCGCGAGGCTGGAGTGTCGGTGTTGCCTATCCCAGTTTAAAAAGGAGGGGCATTGATGCTTGTTTAGGGCTAAATGAAAAGTCCTGGTGCGTGTGCGTGTCTGGCAAGGACCTGTCAGCCATGTttaactccagcacaaacactATAGATCGCCATTTCCAAAATGGACCAATTGGGATTTACCTAGATTATGATGCGGGGCTTCTCTCCTTTTACAAGGTTCATTTTCccatcagacacttacacaccttcactgcaaCCTTCACAGAGCCCCTTTGTGCAGCTTTCTTTATTGATAAGGATGAACGTATCACGATAACGAGTTCATAG